A genome region from Aptenodytes patagonicus chromosome 26, bAptPat1.pri.cur, whole genome shotgun sequence includes the following:
- the PRUNE1 gene encoding exopolyphosphatase PRUNE1 isoform X1 has protein sequence MEGFVEGNRAALQEHVRRHQEIHVVMGNEACDLDSTVSALALAYFLAKTSPAPKAAFIPVLNIPRAEFALRTETTFLLGEQGIPTASLIFRDEIDLGGLHRAGLLSLTLVDHHVLPGADAALEEAVVEVLDHRPLERDRAPGCQVTAEPVGSCATLVTERIAQGPPGVLDRPTAALLHGTILLDCVNLSPAAGKVTSRDVACVSLLEARFPELPARDTIFEALQAAKFDVSGLTTEQMLRKDLKVLSGDELLLAVSAIYVDLETFLRRPGLLQDLDAFCQAQGYAGLVAMMISFNEHNEPSRQLAVYSRCETLRSAVCQALEEATAPSLHLQPLPSPWSCVSTYAQGNALASRKKVLPVLRAALGGPSAARGPEEEVVLPPTPMNSLVEECPLAQAVPPLCPQDVLERVSRIAAGQPPGSPK, from the exons ATGGAAGGGTTCGTGGAGGGGAACCGGGCGGCTCTGCAG GAGCATGTCCGGCGTCACCAGGAGATCCACGTGGTGATGGGCAACGAGGCCTGTGACCTGGACTCCACCGTCTCGGCCCTGGCCCTGGCTTATTTCTTGGCGAAG ACCTCCCCGGCTCCGAAAGCAGCCTTCATCCCGGTGCTGAACATCCCTCGCGCCGAATTCGCCCTCCGGACGGAGACAACGTTCCTGCTGGGGGAGCAGGGCATCCCCACCGCCTCCCTCATCTTTCGGGACGAGATCGACCTGGGGGGGCTGCACCGCGCCGGGCTGCTCTCCCTGACGCTGGTCGATCACCACGTCCTGCCTGG CGCCGATGCAGCCCTGGAAGAGGCCGTGGTGGAGGTCCTCGATCACCGGCCATTGGAACGGGACCGAGCTCCCGGCTGTCAGGTGACAGCAGAGCCGGTGGGCTCCTGCGCCACGCTGGTGACAGAGCGGATCGCCCAAGGTCCCCCAGGCGTGCTGGACAGACCCACGGCCGCGCTGTTGCACG GCACCATCCTCCTGGACTGCGTGAACCTGAGCCCGGCGGCCGGCAAGGTGACGTCCAGGGACGTGGCGTGTGTCTCCCTGCTCGAGGCGAGGTTCCCCGAGCTGCCGGCCCGCGACACCATCTTTGAAGCCCTGCAAGCAGCCAAGTTTGACGTCTCGG GGCTGACAACGGAGCAGATGCTGCGGAAGGACCTCAAAGTCCTCTCTGGCGATGAGCTGCTCCTCGCCGTCAGCGCTATCTACGTGGACCTGGAG ACCTTCCTGCGCCGGCCCGGCTTGCTGCAGGACCTGGATGCTTTCTGCCAAGCTCAGGGCTACGCAGGGCTGGTGGCCATGATGATCTCTTTTAATGAGCACAATGAGCCCTCCCGGCAGCTCGCGGTCTACAGCCGGTGCGAGACCCTCCGGAGTGCG GTGTGCCAGGCGCTGGAGGAGGCGACGGCGCCgtccctgcacctccagcctctccCGAGCCCCTGGTCTTGTGTGAGCACCTACGCCCAGGGCAATGCTTTGGCATCGCGGAAGAAGGTCCTGCCTGTCCTgcgggcagccctgggggggcccAGCGCTGCCAGGGGGCCGGAGGAGGAGGTGGTCCTGCCGCCCACCCCAATGAACAGCCTGGTGGAGGAATGCCCGCTGGCACAGGCCGtcccccccctctgcccccaggaTGTCCTGGAGCGGGTCAGCCGCATCGCCGCTGGGCAGCCCCCCGGCTCCCCAAAATAA
- the PRUNE1 gene encoding exopolyphosphatase PRUNE1 isoform X2, with amino-acid sequence MGNEACDLDSTVSALALAYFLAKTSPAPKAAFIPVLNIPRAEFALRTETTFLLGEQGIPTASLIFRDEIDLGGLHRAGLLSLTLVDHHVLPGADAALEEAVVEVLDHRPLERDRAPGCQVTAEPVGSCATLVTERIAQGPPGVLDRPTAALLHGTILLDCVNLSPAAGKVTSRDVACVSLLEARFPELPARDTIFEALQAAKFDVSGLTTEQMLRKDLKVLSGDELLLAVSAIYVDLETFLRRPGLLQDLDAFCQAQGYAGLVAMMISFNEHNEPSRQLAVYSRCETLRSAVCQALEEATAPSLHLQPLPSPWSCVSTYAQGNALASRKKVLPVLRAALGGPSAARGPEEEVVLPPTPMNSLVEECPLAQAVPPLCPQDVLERVSRIAAGQPPGSPK; translated from the exons ATGGGCAACGAGGCCTGTGACCTGGACTCCACCGTCTCGGCCCTGGCCCTGGCTTATTTCTTGGCGAAG ACCTCCCCGGCTCCGAAAGCAGCCTTCATCCCGGTGCTGAACATCCCTCGCGCCGAATTCGCCCTCCGGACGGAGACAACGTTCCTGCTGGGGGAGCAGGGCATCCCCACCGCCTCCCTCATCTTTCGGGACGAGATCGACCTGGGGGGGCTGCACCGCGCCGGGCTGCTCTCCCTGACGCTGGTCGATCACCACGTCCTGCCTGG CGCCGATGCAGCCCTGGAAGAGGCCGTGGTGGAGGTCCTCGATCACCGGCCATTGGAACGGGACCGAGCTCCCGGCTGTCAGGTGACAGCAGAGCCGGTGGGCTCCTGCGCCACGCTGGTGACAGAGCGGATCGCCCAAGGTCCCCCAGGCGTGCTGGACAGACCCACGGCCGCGCTGTTGCACG GCACCATCCTCCTGGACTGCGTGAACCTGAGCCCGGCGGCCGGCAAGGTGACGTCCAGGGACGTGGCGTGTGTCTCCCTGCTCGAGGCGAGGTTCCCCGAGCTGCCGGCCCGCGACACCATCTTTGAAGCCCTGCAAGCAGCCAAGTTTGACGTCTCGG GGCTGACAACGGAGCAGATGCTGCGGAAGGACCTCAAAGTCCTCTCTGGCGATGAGCTGCTCCTCGCCGTCAGCGCTATCTACGTGGACCTGGAG ACCTTCCTGCGCCGGCCCGGCTTGCTGCAGGACCTGGATGCTTTCTGCCAAGCTCAGGGCTACGCAGGGCTGGTGGCCATGATGATCTCTTTTAATGAGCACAATGAGCCCTCCCGGCAGCTCGCGGTCTACAGCCGGTGCGAGACCCTCCGGAGTGCG GTGTGCCAGGCGCTGGAGGAGGCGACGGCGCCgtccctgcacctccagcctctccCGAGCCCCTGGTCTTGTGTGAGCACCTACGCCCAGGGCAATGCTTTGGCATCGCGGAAGAAGGTCCTGCCTGTCCTgcgggcagccctgggggggcccAGCGCTGCCAGGGGGCCGGAGGAGGAGGTGGTCCTGCCGCCCACCCCAATGAACAGCCTGGTGGAGGAATGCCCGCTGGCACAGGCCGtcccccccctctgcccccaggaTGTCCTGGAGCGGGTCAGCCGCATCGCCGCTGGGCAGCCCCCCGGCTCCCCAAAATAA